One Schistocerca nitens isolate TAMUIC-IGC-003100 chromosome 1, iqSchNite1.1, whole genome shotgun sequence DNA segment encodes these proteins:
- the LOC126237198 gene encoding uncharacterized PE-PGRS family protein PE_PGRS46-like has product MANTFACLLLLLAAGREAHSFPQPSLHLLGGGGGLFGGRSQGGGLLSGILNSTVNKVLKPLNVFGNGGSSSSSNSFGAGATLPFGISVGFTGSTSNANAGGQGIPVGQGGAGEVPFGGDSHGSSGGQGGSNSNAGGGFGQEGGHAVVGNGGSSSSSSQAESGSVAGSGAHGGSRPPATDAGIPEIIRPSGGGGQSGTGSSSQANSESAANSGTVGGNRPSPVDTGIQEVFGPAPGSSSQANSESAASSGTAGGHAPSAIDEGILDVFGPVPGNGGQFGDSSASQANSESAANSGTVGDHSPSPVDEGIHDVFGPGAGSGGQFASGGSSQANSESTAGTGTHGVSTPSPIDIGIQEVFGNGGAASGGEGSEAKRSTPDYAHNGSAAAATPDPVDVAIQDVFGAAPSEKSASAAADKPPVFT; this is encoded by the coding sequence GTCGGTCCCAAGGAGGAGGCCTATTGTCAGGAATACTCAACTCTACCGTGAACAAGGTTCTGAAGCCTCTGAACGTGTTCGGCAATGGTGGGTCGAGTTCCTCCAGCAACAGTTTTGGCGCTGGCGCCACGCTGCCGTTCGGCATTTCGGTCGGATTTACAGGGTCCACATCCAACGCCAACGCTGGAGGACAAGGCATTCCTGTTGGGCAAGGAGGCGCAGGTGAAGTTCCATTTGGTGGAGACAGCCATGGTAGCAGCGGTGGTCAAGGGGGGAGCAACTCAAACGCTGGAGGAGGTTTTGGCCAGGAAGGAGGCCACGCTGTAGTTGGTAACGGTGGCAGTAGCTCCTCATCCAGCCAGGCCGAGAGTGGAAGTGTTGCAGGGAGCGGTGCCCACGGAGGCAGCAGGCCACCTGCTACCGACGCAGGAATTCCGGAAATCATCCGACCGTCAGGAGGTGGTGGACAGTCTGGTACAGGTAGCTCCAGCCAGGCCAACAGCGAAAGTGCTGCAAATAGTGGCACAGTCGGAGGCAACAGACCAAGTCCTGTGGACACTGGCATTCAGGAAGTCTTTGGACCAGCACCAGGAAGCTCCAGCCAGGCCAATAGTGAGAGTGCTGCTAGTAGCGGTACCGCTGGAGGACATGCTCCTAGTGCTATCGATGAAGGAATTCTCGACGTTTTTGGACCTGTCCCAGGAAACGGAGGGCAGTTTGGTGACAGTAGTGCTAGCCAGGCCAATAGTGAGAGTGCCGCTAACAGCGGTACTGTTGGAGACCACTCCCCCAGCCCTGTCGACGAAGGAATTCACGACGTTTTTGGACCTGGAGCTGGAAGTGGAGGACAGTTTGCTAGCGGTGGTTCCAGCCAAGCGAATAGTGAGAGCACCGCTGGCACTGGCACTCATGGAGTCAGTACGCCTAGTCCGATCGACATTGGCATCCAGGAGGTATTCGGAAATGGAGGAGCAGCAAGTGGTGGAGAAGGTTCTGAGGCAAAGAGATCCACACCCGACTATGCCCACAACGGAAGCGCTGCAGCTGCGACGCCAGATCCTGTCGACGTAGCCATCCAGGACGTCTTCGGCGCTGCACCTTCAGAAAAAAGTGCTTCTGCAGCAGCTGACAAACCACCTGTTTTCACATAG